The Candidatus Woesearchaeota archaeon genomic interval TGTCCTCTACAGGAACAATCAGGCCGATAACTCCTTTTTGGCCGTGCCTGCTTGTAAATTTGTCGCCTATTTCAGGTATTCTCTGGTCGCGAAGCCTTACCTGCACTAATTTGTTGCCTTCTTCATTTTCTGTTATCAATACAAAATCAACTGCGCCTTCCTCGCCATGCTTTAAGCTGACTGAGCTTTCTCTTCTTGTTGAGGAAGCGAGATTATATTCATCTAAGCTGCTTAAGAATCTTGGCGGCGAGGTTTTTCCAATCACAACATCGCCTTCCCTGATATAAGCTTCAGGGAAGATTATGCCGTCTCCTTCTAAAAATCTGTAATCTTTCTCGCTTTTATAGCCTTTGACATCCTTGTCAGGGACAGAAACTTCATCAATTAAGCCGCCGCTGTATCTCAGCTCTTCAGCAATTGCCGGCCTGAAATAAGTGCTTCTTCCCAAACCGCGCTCTATGGATGCCTTATTCATTACAATTGCATCTTCCATGTTATAGCCTTTGAAGCTTGATATTGCAACTACAAGATTTTGCCCGGAAGGATGCTCATCATAATTTGAAGCAGCATACATCATGGTTGTTACAACAGGCCTTTGGGCGCTGTGCAAAATATTGACATCCATATCTATTCTCAATGAAAAGTTTGCAGCATACATGCCAATTGCCTGCTTCTGGTTTTTTGAGCCCATGTTAAGCCTGGCTGAAGGGCAGAAATTGCCATACGGCACAAGAGCAGCTGCCAATCCAAGATCTGCCAAAGGCGAAATCTCCAGATGTGTATGCTCTTTTGTTATTTCATTTTCAAAGAAAGCCACCAGTGAATTCTCTTCTTCAAGCGCATCAATATTTTCTATAATGCCCTGCTGCACAAGGTCGTTCCATGTTAATTCGTTTTTTTGCAGCTGCTGCACATGCTTTTCAGTCAGCAGAGGCTCGCCATTTCTTACAACAATCAGCGGCCTTCTTACTCTGCCGCGGTTATTTTCTATAAAGATAGACTCGCTTCGCTTGTCATAATAAATATTAACATTGCTTGAAACCTTGCCTTTTCTTCTTTCGGTTTTTATCCTTTCTGTAAAGTCAGCTGCATTTTCAGCTGTTCCGAGGAACTTCCCGTTTAAATAAACTTCTCCTGCCATTTTATCTCACGCCCTTCAGCCCAAATGACTTTAGCTGCTTCAAAAGCTCAGTTTCATCTTCATTTTTTGTAACGCTGGCAAGCAGCGCAAGATTTTTCCTTAACCCGATGTTTGTTCCTTCAGGTGTTTCAATCGGGCATAATCTTCCAAGATGAGTGCTGTGAAGCTCTCTTGCTTCAAAATTTTCCTGCGATGCGCTTAATGGGCTGACAACGCGCTGCAGATGGCTCATTGTATCAAGAAAATTTATTCTTTGTATGCGCTGGCTTATTCCTTTTCTCGAGCCAATCCATGCTCCGGTAGCCATGCTGCTGTAAAGCCGCTGTGTCAGCAGCTTGTTTCTTATCAATGACCTTAGAGGAGGAAATTTGCCTCTCTTTACATGGCGGTGAAAATTGTAAAGAAGGTCGCTTATCAGCACTTTTAAATCAACCCTGAAAAGGTCTGCAAGCGAATCTCCGCTTAACTTTAATCTCTTATTTGAATAATGATCCTTGTCATCAAGGGAAAGTTCTCCAGTTGAAACCTGTATGAATTTTTTCAGCATCTTGCACAGGTTGTATGCCTTGTAAATCCTGTCTTCTCTTTTTGTCCCAAGATGCGGCAAAAAGAATTTATCAATTATCTCGTACATCCTTTCAAGCCTTATCTCTTTGGACTGAGTGATGCCTATTTTCTTTGCAATATAATCAGCTGCATCCTCCTCTGTTTTTATGTCGACAAACTCATAAAGATTGATAAGCACGGGGTCATACTGCTTTTCCTGGCTCACAAATTTCACAATATCTTCATCTTTTGTAAGGCCCAGCGCTTTCATTATTATTATCAAAGGCACTCTCTTAACCCTGGTGAAGGTCAGATAAAAAATTCCATCTTTCAGATGCTCAAGCTTATGAGGAATCTTATACGAGCCGTACTCTGAAAACATTTTACCGACAAACTCACTGACTCCCAGCTCGTCTTCTTCAACCAGCAGTTTGTTGGCAGCCAAATCTTCCACCTTAATTATCACTTTTTCAGTGCCGTTTATAACAAAGTATCCTCCTGGATCATTTGGGTCTTCGCCTTTCTCAACAAGCTCATCCTTTGACAGCTTATGCAGGTTGCAGAATTTGCTTTTCAGCATTACAGGAATAGAAGCTATCTGCGTCGGGAAGTTTTCCCTCTGCACTCCGTTGATATGCGAGCTTATCTCTATAAAGCAGGGCGCTGCATAAGTCATGTTTCTCAGCCTTGCTTCCATCGGGAAGATTTTATTTGTGCTGCCGTCAGCCTCTGTTATCTTTGGCTTTTCAATCCATATCTTGTCAAGCCTTATCTTGTATTCCTCTACATTTGAAGGAATTATTGTAGGCTCGATAAGCTTATTTTCCTCGATTATAACCTGCAGCTCTTTTTCCATAAAATTATCAAAGCTTTCAATATCAGAATCTATAAAACTCTGTTCTGAAAAATACCTGTTTATCAGCGCATCCCTATTCAGCATCTGCCACACCCCTGTAAAATATGGTTTCGCCTGTTGTTCCGCTTTCTCTCACAACAATTATAACATCGCCTGCTTTTGGATCTAAATGCTTTATAGCAGGGTCATTCTTCATTATTTTCGGCAGCTCTTTCATAGAAATGTTGTATTTCCTGAACAGCTCTTCTTTCTGCTTTTCACTAAGTTTAGAGTGTTTTGGAACTAATGCGTGCTTGGTCTCTTTGCTCATTTTGAATAACTATTCCTCCTAAATATGAACGGGCCGGACGAGATTCGAACTCGCGGAGATTTTTAGTAAAAATCTCGTAAAAACACATGGAGCATAAAGCTCCATGCCGCATTGCGGCACTGATTTTTCATCTGCATATTATGAACGGGCCGGACGAGATTCGAACTCGCGACCACCGCATTTCTGCGTTGCTTAAAAGTGCGGTGCTCTAAATGCCCATGAGTGGCTTCCAATAAGGATGCCCAACTCGCATTTCCAGGCTGAGCTACCGGCCCAACCGCCCTGGCCGGGACTTTCAATCGCTTTTTGAACCCGGGTTATAGCCGTGACAGGGCTAAGTGCTAGGCCGCTGCACTACCAGGGCATTAGCGTGAAACAAATCCTCCTATAAACATAGCTTACGCAAGTATAGCAACGTCTATAGAAAGATAAGTATTGTCATAATACGGGGGAAAATGCAACCCTTTATAAAGCTTGCGGTTTTTAAGATTTTAAATTAATATCTGCACATACAAACTAAACTTAATTAAAATTAAATCCCCACCGCCGGACTTGAATTTGCCAAGATTTCTCAATGAAATCTTACCAGCAACATCACGGTCACAGCTGGTCATAGATCATCTCAGCCAGTATGGCAAGTCAAATTATGACATCTACAGCCGTGCACTCTGCCATTGAGTTAGGTGGGGATTAAGAAAAGTATTTTATTATTTCTTTATAAAGATTATTGTTTTTAATTTTAAATTGCTTTAGAGACATAACAAAACATGAAGACTGGGCAAAGAAAGTATCTACGTTTTTATTGCCTTTCCATTTTTGCGTTCGATATATTCTGCTATAATCCGGCTTATGCCTTTTGTATAATTTCCATCAATTAATGTCGGAGGGGTTCCGTTTTTCCAGCTTGCAGAATGGATCTTTAATGTTTCCAGTGTTGAGTGGCCTGTGTCACGGGTAATCCTTATCATAGATCCGCTTGTGCTACCCGCATTTTTTGAAAAGTCATAGCGCACAACTGTCTGATCTTCATGATTTATGCTGAACCAGCCTCCTTTGTTCATATTATCCATAAACTTTTCACGTGTTGAAGCAGAGTCTATATTGACGTCATTAAGGAGAAAATCAATGCTGAATCCCTCGAAGAACTTTTTAAAAGGAATATTAATGTTGAAATTAAAATGACTATTGCCGCTATATGCTTCTTTATAATTATTTTTGACATATTCTGCGGGATCCACCACATCAATGCCGTAAGGCCGCATCATATGGCTTGCACTTTCATAAAATCTTTTCAATTTACCCGGGCTTTTTTTTATTACTTTTTCTATTGTGCTTTTTAAGCTTTTTTCAGAAGGATTAACAAGACCTTTAAATTTTTCTTCATCAATTATTTTTATAATTTTTCTTTTTTCTGCATTCTTAAAAATCTCTGCGAGCCAAGGCGGATCATATCTTTTTTGACCACAGCAATGTCTCTTTCATTAAGCACCAAAAAAATAGCGTAAGTGTCTAATTCATCTTTATATTTTTCAAGCAGGGCATTAAATCCTGATTCATCAAATTTTTTCGGCATTTTCTATTAGAAATCATTTGCTGTTTAAAAATTTATCCTATCGTCGCGCTGTTTGACCTTGTGAAATATTCTCTTCCGGATGTGTCCCTGAACTTCACAACAGCAGACTTTAAGCTGAAGCCTCCGATCACAGAAAGCTTTGATTTGATCTTGTAAGTTATAATTCTCTCCTCATTTTTCTCAACTGTGTCAAGCTCCCATTTCAGCATCGTGCCCTTTTTAGCGTCATACAAAATCTTGCTCGGAGCCAATGTTCCCAGATAATGCTCTTTCATCACTTCTGCAATATTCGATACTCGGTCAATAACCCTTACATCATCAAAAGTTTTGTTGCTCCTGTTCCTCACGCTTATTATAACTTTTAATTCTGAAATCCCGCCTTCTTCTGTTGCAACAACAACCGCCCTCTTTCTGGCGTAAATAGGGCTTCTGAAGATGTAATATGCAATTATGGCGATCGTTATTAATATTATGATGCTCCAGAAGGGCCTGTATGTTGTAACAACCCTTACTGATGCTTTTTCCTTAGGGGCTAAAGTCAGGCTCCATTCCAGATATTTAACTCCGTCTTCACTTACAGCTTTTGCTTTCGGGCTCGTTGCAGTGAACAGCCAGTAGAAAAGATGGGTTTTAACCTTGAAGTTTTCTGTCTTCCCAATATTGCCTTCGTTTGTGACA includes:
- the rpoB gene encoding DNA-directed RNA polymerase subunit B, producing MAGEVYLNGKFLGTAENAADFTERIKTERRKGKVSSNVNIYYDKRSESIFIENNRGRVRRPLIVVRNGEPLLTEKHVQQLQKNELTWNDLVQQGIIENIDALEEENSLVAFFENEITKEHTHLEISPLADLGLAAALVPYGNFCPSARLNMGSKNQKQAIGMYAANFSLRIDMDVNILHSAQRPVVTTMMYAASNYDEHPSGQNLVVAISSFKGYNMEDAIVMNKASIERGLGRSTYFRPAIAEELRYSGGLIDEVSVPDKDVKGYKSEKDYRFLEGDGIIFPEAYIREGDVVIGKTSPPRFLSSLDEYNLASSTRRESSVSLKHGEEGAVDFVLITENEEGNKLVQVRLRDQRIPEIGDKFTSRHGQKGVIGLIVPVEDMPFTASGIVPDLLFNPHGIPSRMTISHLIEMIGGKVGSLSGRYVNGTTFNVETEDNLRKELLSLGFRENGTETMYNGITGEAFESKIFIGDMYYMKLKHMVANKLHARARGPIQLLTRQPTEGRAKEGGLRLGEMEKDTFVAHGASLLLKERFDSDKTIVPVCEECGLLAIHDEYKNKSFCPICGENTEISFIELSYAFKLLMDEMKSLGIYPKLVLKNKY
- a CDS encoding DNA-directed RNA polymerase subunit H gives rise to the protein MSKETKHALVPKHSKLSEKQKEELFRKYNISMKELPKIMKNDPAIKHLDPKAGDVIIVVRESGTTGETIFYRGVADAE
- a CDS encoding DNA-directed RNA polymerase subunit B'' yields the protein MLNRDALINRYFSEQSFIDSDIESFDNFMEKELQVIIEENKLIEPTIIPSNVEEYKIRLDKIWIEKPKITEADGSTNKIFPMEARLRNMTYAAPCFIEISSHINGVQRENFPTQIASIPVMLKSKFCNLHKLSKDELVEKGEDPNDPGGYFVINGTEKVIIKVEDLAANKLLVEEDELGVSEFVGKMFSEYGSYKIPHKLEHLKDGIFYLTFTRVKRVPLIIIMKALGLTKDEDIVKFVSQEKQYDPVLINLYEFVDIKTEEDAADYIAKKIGITQSKEIRLERMYEIIDKFFLPHLGTKREDRIYKAYNLCKMLKKFIQVSTGELSLDDKDHYSNKRLKLSGDSLADLFRVDLKVLISDLLYNFHRHVKRGKFPPLRSLIRNKLLTQRLYSSMATGAWIGSRKGISQRIQRINFLDTMSHLQRVVSPLSASQENFEARELHSTHLGRLCPIETPEGTNIGLRKNLALLASVTKNEDETELLKQLKSFGLKGVR